One segment of Solanum stenotomum isolate F172 chromosome 1, ASM1918654v1, whole genome shotgun sequence DNA contains the following:
- the LOC125849711 gene encoding probable serine/threonine-protein kinase At1g54610: MGCVFGKEISSSETPSGEVVVGRRRENGEDRDLAAQSGRREKVGTVSKVDGGGEGRGGGSDVGEVQNGRDQKKDDNARPRSERRRSKPNPRLSNPPKNVHGEQVAAGWPSWLSEVAGEAINGWIPRRADAFEKLAKIGQGTYSNVYKARDNLTGNIVALKKVRFDNLEPESVKFMAREILILRRLDHPNVIALQGLVTSRMSCSLYLVFDYMDHDLAGLAASPGVKFTEAQVKCYMHQLLSGLEHCHNRHVLHRDIKGSNLLINSGGVLKIADFGLASVFDPNKKQPMTSRVVTLWYRPPELLLGATDYGVGVDLWSAGCILAELLAGKPIMPGRTEVEQLHKIFKLCGSPSEDYWKKSRLPHATIFKPQQSYRRCITETFKDFPPSSLPLIETLLAIDPAERQTATAALHSAFFTTKPYACEPSILPKYPPSKEMDAKRRDEDARRQRVTGKANADGARRNRHRDRAVRAIPAPEANAELQVNIDRRRLITQANAKSKSEKFPPPHQDGTLGYTLGSSHHIDPAYEPSEVPFTSMNFSYSKEPIQTWSGPLVEPATGGAPRRKTKPSKKDSNKKGKESM, encoded by the exons ATGGGTTGTGTTTTTGGGAAAGAGATTTCATCTTCTGAGACGCCTAGTGGGGAGGTTGTAGTTGGAAGGAGGAGAGAAAATGGGGAAGATAGAGATTTGGCAGCACAATCTGGGAGGAGAGAGAAAGTTGGAACTGTAAGTAAGGTGGATGGCGGCGGTGAAGGAAGAGGAGGAGGCAGTGATGTTGGTGAAGTTCAGAATGGTAGAGATCAGAAGAAGGATGACAATGCACGGCCTAGGAGTGAGAGGAGAAGGTCTAAACCTAATCCAAGGTTGAGCAATCCACCTAAGAATGTGCACGGCGAGCAAGTAGCGGCTGGATGGCCATCCTGGCTTTCTGAGGTAGCTGGAGAGGCTATCAATGGCTGGATTCCACGAAGGGCGGATGCATTTGAGAAGCTGGCTAAG ATTGGGCAAGGTACTTATAGCAATGTGTATAAAGCTAGAGATAATCTCACGGGGAACATCGTTGCATTAAAGAAAGTTAGATTTGATAATTTGGAGCCAGAGAGTGTGAAGTTTATGGCAAGAGAGATCTTGATTTTGCGCCGCTTGGATCATCCAAATGTTATTGCATTGCAAGGATTGGTTACGTCAAGAATGTCTTGTAGTTTGTACCTTGTGTTTGATTATATGGATCATGATTTAGCTGGACTAGCTGCAAGCCCTGGAGTCAAGTTCACAGAGGCTCAG GTTAAATGTTACATGCATCAACTATTATCAGGGCTTGAACACTGTCATAACCGTCATGTGTTGCATCGTGATATAAAAGGATCAAATCTTCTAATTAACAGTGGGGGAGTTCTCAAGATTGCAGATTTTGGTTTGGCTTCCGTCTTCGATCCCAATAAAAAGCAGCCTATGACTAGTCGTGTGGTTACTTTATGGTACAGACCCCCAGAGCTTCTTCTTGGGGCCACAGACTATGGTGTTGGTGTGGACCTCTGGAGTGCTGGTTGTATTTTAGCTGAGCTATTAGCTGGGAAGCCCATTATGCCTGGTCGTACAGAG GTTGAGCAACTCCACAAGATCTTCAAGCTATGCGGATCTCCGTCAGAAGATTATTGGAAAAAGTCAAGGCTTCCACATGCAACTATATTCAAACCTCAGCAATCATACAGAAGATGTATAACTGAAACCTTTAAAGATTTCCCACCTTCATCATTGCCATTGATTGAGACTCTTCTGGCCATTGATCCAGCTGAGCGTCAGACAGCTACAGCTGCATTACATAGTGCA TTCTTTACTACCAAACCTTATGCTTGTGAACCTTCCATCCTCCCCAAATATCCACCCAGCAAAGAAATGGATGCCAAACGGCGAGACGAAGATGCTCGAAG ACAAAGGGTTACTGGCAAAGCCAATGCTGATGGTGCGAGGAGAAATCGCCACCGTGATCGAGCAGTTAGGGCAATCCCTGCTCCTGAAGCCAACGCGGAGCTGCAAGTTAATATTGAT AGGCGGCGTCTAATTACACAAGCAAATGCAAAGAGCAAGAGTGAAAAGTTTCCTCCACCACACCAGGATGGAACTTTAGGTTATACATTGGGATCTTCACATCACATTGATCCAGCCTACGAACCCTCAGAAGTCCCTTTCACCTCCATGAACTTCTCATATTCCAAAGAACCGATCCAAACATGGTCAGGCCCATTGGTGGAACCTGCCACGGGTGGTGCTCCAAGAAGAAAGACAAAACCATCAAAGAAGGATTCTaacaagaaaggaaaagaaagcaTGTAA